The Nicotiana tomentosiformis chromosome 2, ASM39032v3, whole genome shotgun sequence genome includes the window CGAGGTCGAAGAGGAGACTCTGGCCCAAGTTCCCGAGCCGAGGGGAACCGAAGATACTTTACCTCGGGGTGAAGAGAGCATTGAAGAGGCGGTGGATGCCGATACAGAAACTGGGCTTGAAGCTCGTCGAGAGGGAGGCAGTACCCTAAAAAACCTACTTGGGGtaatagagatcggggattccccctcGTTTCCTTCATTTTCCCAGTCGATGATACGTGACGCTCAAGACGTGGAGACTTGTCACGGGGAGGGGGCCCACGAAGAGGAAGATCCTTTCCGTGGTTGTTTTGTCggggtagaagatgtcaccggTTTGAGTGACTTGGTGGCTCCGAAGAAGAGCTCGGGCGAGGCGGGAGTTTCTTGTCTTTTCAACGAAACTCAGcaggccctgaatcgggtaagttcattttctctttgtcaattttcatacttgtatttttctttccttgtataattccttctttctatttttgtaggcctttgtgcttcatcacgaggtgtTTCTCCGATCCCGAGAGGAGATGAGCTGGTACGAAGCCGAAATCCGAgcgcttactgaggagagagatgccttcaagcttctcagtgagcagagagaagTAGAAGTAGAAGAACTTCGGGCTGAGCTAGAAGTAGCTCGGAGAGAACAAGCCGATTtgtccgagcaggtaaaaagaatttttgaagttaatgacactgaCTCGGGCGTGATGGCTAACAGTTTGGTCCCACAGGTCCAGTAAAAGCTTGATGTGATCAGGCAGCTTCGTGTTGAAGTGGACGCGGTGAAAGCGGAGGTCGAGGAGTGgaaaaagaacatggaccgccttgcctcagaaaaggTGGCTGCCCGGGCTCAACTAGCCTCGGCTGAGACCCAACTCCGAGTCTTGAAAGAGaaagccttggtgcaagccaagaaaatcgAAGAGTTCCAATCTCGGTTGGGCTCAGAAACTTCTGATCAAGAGAGACTGTCCACAGAACTTGCAGAggccaaatcggaggtcgaaaTAGACACGGTtaatgctgatgcaatggtggtAGTCTACCGGTACGATGATGAAGatgctcaggttcgagcaaaggaggttgtCGAGGCTGCTCAGGCTCAAGCAAACTGGGTTGCTGAGTATGCTAAATGTCATTCTCGGAGGGAGACTcttgaggagatccatgctcgtggcttcgatcttataGCCGAGATCGAGAATGCTAAGAAGCTTGAAGCCGAagccagagtgttggccttttctgatgatgatgataccgggagtATGAGCGGATTTGAAGGCGAAGGAGGCCTTGAGGGAAAATATACTGCTCCCagagaggactaagtcctttagtatTATTTGTGTTTCATTTAAGACCGTTTCGATCTTTTGTAGAAAAACTTGATCGGGCTATGCTGCCCTTGTAAATAATTTTTGAcacatatatataaaactttcttcctttctgccttataaaattatgaagttgtattctaagatCCGAGGTTTAAACAATTTGATTGGAACTGAATTAGTATAGCCCTTAGacattatggtcgagtgagtgcttgctcgaattcgaagtaaggtaaccctcATATTTTTTATCTGAGTAAGGACGGTCTCTCGAACTCGAGACAAAAGACAGACCTTAGGCTTTTGTAAAAGGATTGTTTAAGGCTTtgtccccttttcggcttgaaagagtttcttatcatttgtatttgcgaGACTTGTAATGCCTTGGCATGAAATAAggaattgttcgagagttcgaacaattttgtactcattataATTTTTGAGGCTTTGGTATTTATcaaagccttttatgattttgccgggggtagcctttttaactggTTCATGAAAGATttcgaaggcctattttgttATGAAATTCGGACGTCTCTGATCCATGTTAATTCGGCCGTAGACTCTTTTTTGGGatttgcctcttgggcttattttcccgttttacttcgagcttgcccgaagtgtcagtccccgagtggggtggtcgtGTCCTATAAAATCGATGGTTGCCTAAGAGGTCTTATGATCTTCGGAGTTTATATAATTCAAACTTCTTAAtttttcggacggcagtccccgagcggTGGGGTAATTATCTGAACTCTGGTTAtagtcggcccttaagcctgtttataTAATAGGTCGAGAGTATGGAATTATAACGGAAAATACTTCTCTTAataaatgattatacatgcgtacatgttttgtgccagggctcgagcaaactatgcgggcactattcgtttgaccatttggcccttacatttTTTTTCTATCGAGACCCTGCTACCGTAAAATAACTTTCTCGTATCAAAGTTGACATTCGAGGGCGATGAcccccagtgttcgaggttgattataaagaaacctcggatactgttgaattgttctaagttagcacgattaatggttgcctcattaaaaacctcgccggaaaacccatttgggacaaaatcggtctaaggaaaaaagagtgcaacacgtgcttttagacctaaaggcttcgtgtcgAAGAATCCCTCATTGTTCGTGGTCGAACACCTGTAAGGGTTggttttaaaatataaatgaatacggaaagggttgtaccttagcagtagtatcgttttaggtgcgatacgttccaattgttCGGCAGTTGTTCGCCATTTATcgtgccgagcttgtaggatcgtTTTTCGAAGATTTCCAAAACCTAGTACGATtctcccagttcggacccagtttaccttcattcggatttcgggtgttgaaggtgacttttcttagcaccaaatccccgatgttaaaatgtcgaagattggctcttcgattgtagtatctttcgatccgctatttttgggcggccaatcggacgagagtggcttcgcgtctttcgtccaacaattctaaTCTCGTATGCATGGCTTCATTatttgactcttccgttgcatatcaaaacctgatgctaggttctctgaCCTCggccgggatcagagcttcggcgccgtAAACTAACGAGAACGGTGTTGCTCCGATACTGGATTTCGatattgtgcggtatgcccatag containing:
- the LOC138905736 gene encoding uncharacterized protein, which gives rise to MEVHGGEVTMKKEAASSSRPPDEKPVVEPCLEELIPGVCVTDSDFKVKKSSSVAGLGKDAAMRPPSGDEEALLPISKLAKVIKRKRASDSEGQKPKKRAARKPKGNKIPLTMESVQRLRDEKEEEEEEEGLVARARANTDIQKTSELVGVDTSPSRLNEVEEETLAQVPEPRGTEDTLPRGEESIEEAVDADTETGLEARREGGSTLKNLLGVIEIGDSPSFPSFSQSMIRDAQDVETCHGEGAHEEEDPFRGCFVGVEDVTGLSDLVAPKKSSGEAGVSCLFNETQQALNRAFVLHHEVFLRSREEMSWYEAEIRALTEERDAFKLLSEQREVEVEELRAELEVARREQADLSEQLRVEVDAVKAEVEEWKKNMDRLASEKVAARAQLASAETQLRVLKEKALVQAKKIEEFQSRLGSETSDQERLSTELAEAKSEVEIDTVNADAMVVVYRYDDEDAQVRAKEVVEAAQAQANWVAEYAKCHSRRETLEEIHARGFDLIAEIENAKKLEAEARVLAFSDDDDTGSMSGFEGEGGLEGKYTAPRED